In Methylomonas sp. ZR1, one DNA window encodes the following:
- a CDS encoding tyrosine-type recombinase/integrase — protein sequence MIKKDEKSGKWLVDIQPGGRGHKRIRKTFDTKVAAKRYEVIVQSRVAVDPGYTLPKKDTRKLSDFVNLWYQSTGQLLNSGQDSFQRMIQASAKMGNPVMTVFKPVVFIEYRSARITEGTKPATLNRELQTFKAVFNDLIRSGQYEGKNHFSAIKQIRLSEPKTVFLSTDQIKKLFSYLEKSESDAYLIALVCLATGARWGEAQSLALSDLSNNMVHYHETKSKKSRSVPISEDLYKRLSCQFRLFIHVPNSSRTNRPNFDSL from the coding sequence ATGATTAAAAAAGATGAAAAGTCGGGAAAATGGCTCGTTGATATTCAGCCAGGCGGCAGGGGTCATAAGCGCATACGCAAAACCTTCGATACTAAGGTGGCTGCTAAGCGTTACGAGGTAATAGTTCAATCTCGTGTTGCTGTTGATCCTGGTTACACGTTGCCGAAAAAGGATACCCGTAAGCTTTCAGACTTCGTTAATCTTTGGTATCAGTCTACAGGCCAGTTGCTTAATTCAGGCCAGGATAGCTTTCAGCGTATGATTCAAGCTAGTGCAAAAATGGGTAATCCCGTTATGACCGTTTTTAAGCCTGTTGTGTTTATTGAATATCGCTCGGCTCGTATTACTGAAGGCACTAAACCGGCTACGCTTAACCGTGAATTGCAAACATTCAAAGCTGTATTTAATGACCTAATCCGTTCTGGTCAATACGAGGGGAAAAACCATTTTTCAGCGATAAAGCAAATACGCCTTTCAGAGCCTAAAACGGTTTTCTTATCAACTGACCAGATAAAAAAGCTCTTTTCTTATCTCGAAAAAAGCGAATCTGATGCTTACCTGATAGCGTTGGTGTGCCTGGCTACAGGTGCTAGGTGGGGTGAGGCTCAAAGCCTGGCTTTATCCGATTTGTCTAACAATATGGTTCATTATCATGAAACCAAGTCTAAAAAATCTCGATCGGTGCCTATCTCTGAGGATCTCTATAAGCGTCTATCCTGCCAATTTCGACTATTCATCCACGTTCCCAATTCATCGAGAACCAATAGGCCGAACTTTGATTCGTTATAG
- a CDS encoding zonular occludens toxin domain-containing protein codes for MKQHGVYYVTGGLRSGKSLICTRKIQEFLQQGRKVATNFDLRLENMLPAHKKDVTCIRIPDHPNVNDLNNIGLGYDSDDPDDYNESKFGLLVLDELGTWMNSRNWQDRRL; via the coding sequence ATGAAACAACACGGCGTCTATTATGTGACGGGTGGTTTACGGTCTGGTAAATCGCTGATTTGTACCCGCAAGATTCAGGAGTTTTTGCAACAGGGTCGAAAAGTAGCTACCAATTTCGATTTAAGGTTGGAAAATATGCTCCCAGCTCATAAAAAAGATGTGACCTGTATTCGTATACCAGATCATCCGAATGTTAATGATTTAAATAATATCGGGCTTGGCTACGATTCCGACGATCCTGACGACTATAACGAATCAAAGTTCGGCCTATTGGTTCTCGATGAATTGGGAACGTGGATGAATAGTCGAAATTGGCAGGATAGACGCTTATAG
- a CDS encoding DDE-type integrase/transposase/recombinase: MIDRQSKLPISRQAELLDISRGSVYYLPKPVSEPDLDIMRRLDELHLKHPFMGARQLRDRLNLQGIPIGRKRVKTLMMKMGIEAVYCMPNTSKKTLGHEIYPYLLRGMTINRANQVWALDTTYIPLAKGFAYLTAVVDWATRKVLAAKVAITLEACHAVDVLEQAFKRYGRPD, from the coding sequence ATGATCGACCGTCAATCGAAGTTACCCATCAGCCGGCAGGCCGAGCTATTGGACATCAGTCGAGGTAGCGTGTATTACTTGCCCAAGCCGGTTTCGGAGCCCGATTTGGACATCATGCGCCGACTCGACGAACTGCACCTGAAACACCCGTTCATGGGCGCTCGCCAGTTACGGGATCGGCTCAATCTGCAAGGCATCCCCATTGGCCGCAAACGGGTGAAAACCTTGATGATGAAAATGGGCATCGAGGCGGTGTACTGCATGCCCAATACTAGCAAGAAGACGCTGGGGCATGAAATTTATCCTTACTTGCTGCGCGGCATGACCATCAACCGTGCCAATCAGGTCTGGGCGCTGGATACGACCTACATCCCGCTGGCCAAAGGCTTCGCTTATTTAACGGCGGTCGTCGACTGGGCCACTCGCAAAGTCCTGGCCGCCAAGGTCGCGATTACCCTGGAAGCCTGTCATGCCGTGGACGTGTTGGAACAGGCTTTCAAACGCTACGGCAGGCCGGATTGA
- a CDS encoding transposase → MSKKPRRKHSPAFKAKVALAALTGDQTLTQLTQEFEVHQNQIVDWKKQLSERAAEVFGKPAESESPPVDLQALHAKIGQLTLENDFLLVPCG, encoded by the coding sequence ATGTCCAAAAAACCGAGAAGAAAACATTCACCGGCCTTCAAAGCCAAAGTTGCGCTGGCAGCACTGACTGGCGATCAAACCCTGACCCAATTGACCCAGGAGTTCGAGGTCCATCAAAATCAGATTGTCGATTGGAAGAAGCAGCTGAGCGAGCGGGCTGCCGAAGTGTTTGGGAAACCCGCGGAGTCCGAATCGCCACCCGTCGATTTGCAAGCCCTGCATGCGAAAATCGGCCAACTGACGTTGGAAAACGATTTTTTACTTGTGCCCTGTGGGTAG